The proteins below come from a single Serratia fonticola genomic window:
- a CDS encoding LysE family translocator: protein MELTTLLLYVIAVSAVMVTPGPSMLLALNNGAIHGMRIASYGFLGAVLADLLLIGAVGCGLGALLQASEQLFAVVKWGGALYLVYLAWVLWRAPVKALAVSASAAAATGKTAFLRSLMVGLSNPKGLLFFSAFLPQFIQPEKPIAMQYLILALVSAMIDCVMMTIYAYGGRHAMRKFSANVMRWVNRSCAGMLGVLAVGVALYRRSDVS, encoded by the coding sequence ATGGAGTTAACTACGCTTTTGCTTTACGTGATTGCCGTCAGTGCGGTGATGGTGACGCCTGGCCCTTCCATGCTGTTGGCGCTAAACAATGGTGCAATCCACGGTATGCGTATTGCCAGTTACGGTTTCCTGGGGGCGGTATTGGCCGATTTGTTGCTGATCGGCGCCGTCGGTTGCGGGCTAGGGGCGTTGTTGCAGGCCTCTGAGCAACTGTTTGCCGTGGTGAAGTGGGGTGGTGCGTTATATCTGGTCTACCTGGCCTGGGTGCTGTGGCGAGCGCCGGTAAAGGCTTTAGCGGTAAGCGCTAGCGCCGCCGCGGCGACCGGGAAAACGGCATTCCTGCGTTCCCTGATGGTCGGTTTGTCCAACCCTAAGGGTCTGCTGTTTTTCTCGGCCTTTCTGCCGCAGTTTATTCAGCCAGAAAAGCCGATCGCCATGCAATACCTGATCCTGGCATTGGTCAGCGCGATGATCGACTGCGTGATGATGACGATTTATGCCTACGGCGGCCGCCATGCGATGCGTAAATTCTCGGCGAACGTGATGCGCTGGGTAAACCGTAGCTGTGCTGGCATGCTTGGCGTGTTGGCCGTAGGTGTTGCGCTTTATCGGCGTAGCGATGTGAGCTAG
- a CDS encoding winged helix-turn-helix domain-containing protein encodes MTKPQYLIEGDVLFCPNSVGFYHQEVQEEIVTISSSAARLFSFLIKNKGEIVEREVLLQKVWDDYGLQASNNNLNQCLSTLRRIIKSMGIDKNIIETIPKVGLRIASDVAIEEIAINQGEPELPRKEKKNFLSKVKITYVLIALVIILTVTTVVHIFHIYQHYYQSDANVTAMRWSNVLCESTAESSVGHIPKLSSFANTGSHLLKRELVSSLKL; translated from the coding sequence ATGACAAAGCCCCAATATCTCATCGAAGGAGATGTCCTTTTCTGCCCGAATAGCGTCGGTTTTTATCATCAGGAAGTTCAGGAAGAAATCGTCACCATTTCCTCATCTGCAGCTCGACTTTTCTCCTTTCTTATTAAAAATAAAGGAGAAATTGTTGAGAGAGAAGTGCTTCTGCAAAAAGTGTGGGATGATTACGGCCTACAGGCCAGCAATAATAATCTCAACCAATGCCTGAGTACGCTACGGCGGATTATCAAGAGCATGGGTATTGATAAAAACATCATAGAAACCATACCAAAAGTAGGGTTAAGAATTGCCAGTGATGTCGCCATTGAAGAGATCGCGATTAATCAGGGTGAACCTGAATTACCTCGTAAAGAGAAAAAGAATTTTCTGAGCAAAGTTAAAATCACTTACGTTTTAATTGCGCTGGTGATTATATTAACGGTGACTACCGTAGTACATATATTTCACATCTATCAGCACTACTACCAATCAGATGCGAACGTTACCGCTATGAGGTGGAGCAATGTGCTCTGCGAGTCAACTGCAGAGTCGTCAGTAGGTCATATACCTAAGCTTTCCTCTTTTGCTAACACAGGCAGTCACCTATTAAAAAGGGAGCTGGTTAGCTCCCTGAAACTGTAA
- a CDS encoding NAD(P)/FAD-dependent oxidoreductase, with protein sequence MTEHVKSYYAATANDHQPYPQLNESIDCDVCIVGGGYTGLSSALFLVEAGYNVVLLESARIGFGASGRNGGQLVNSYSRDIDVIESRYGAESAKVLGSMMFEGAEIIRSRIKRYAIDCDYRPGGIFAALNNKQYHALIDQKQHWERYGNTQLELLDADRIRQEVSSDRYVGALLDHSGGHIHPLNLALGEAEAIRLQGGRIFEQSAVTNIRHGEPAVVSTANGQVTARYVIVAGNAYLGDKLEPRLAKRSMPCGTQVVTTEPLAPEVAASLIPQNYCVEDCNYLLDYYRLTGDNRLLYGGGVVYGARDPDDIDNLIRPKLLKTFPQLKGVRIDYRWTGNFLLTLSRMPQFGRLENNVYYMQGYSGHGVTCTHLAGKLIAELMRGDAERFDAFAKLPHLPFFGGRNLQIPFTAIGAAYYTLRDRIGV encoded by the coding sequence ATGACTGAACACGTAAAAAGCTACTACGCGGCAACGGCCAATGACCATCAGCCTTATCCGCAGTTGAATGAATCGATCGACTGTGACGTCTGTATCGTGGGGGGCGGCTATACCGGCCTGTCATCGGCGCTGTTCCTGGTTGAAGCCGGTTATAACGTGGTGCTGCTGGAGTCTGCCCGCATCGGCTTTGGTGCCAGTGGCCGCAACGGTGGCCAACTGGTCAACTCCTACAGCCGTGACATCGACGTGATCGAAAGCCGTTACGGTGCAGAAAGCGCCAAGGTGCTTGGTAGCATGATGTTTGAAGGCGCAGAGATTATCCGCAGCCGTATCAAACGCTATGCCATTGACTGTGACTATCGCCCCGGCGGGATCTTCGCCGCGCTGAACAATAAGCAGTACCACGCGCTGATCGATCAAAAGCAACACTGGGAGCGTTACGGCAATACGCAACTTGAACTGCTGGATGCCGACCGTATCCGCCAGGAGGTCAGCAGCGATCGCTATGTTGGCGCGTTACTCGATCACAGCGGCGGCCATATTCATCCACTCAACCTGGCATTGGGCGAGGCCGAGGCCATTCGCCTGCAAGGAGGACGGATATTCGAACAGTCCGCAGTCACCAATATCCGTCACGGAGAGCCAGCGGTGGTCAGCACCGCCAACGGCCAAGTCACCGCTCGTTACGTGATCGTAGCCGGGAATGCCTACCTGGGCGATAAACTGGAACCAAGGCTGGCCAAACGCAGTATGCCGTGCGGGACTCAAGTGGTCACCACCGAACCCTTGGCTCCAGAAGTGGCAGCCTCACTGATCCCACAAAACTATTGCGTCGAAGATTGCAATTACCTGCTGGATTATTACCGTTTAACCGGCGATAACCGGCTGCTGTATGGCGGTGGCGTGGTATATGGCGCACGCGATCCCGATGATATCGATAACCTGATCCGCCCTAAACTGCTGAAAACTTTCCCGCAGTTGAAAGGCGTACGCATTGATTACCGCTGGACCGGCAATTTCTTGCTGACGCTGTCGCGCATGCCGCAGTTTGGCCGGTTGGAAAACAACGTCTACTACATGCAAGGCTACAGCGGGCACGGCGTGACCTGCACCCATCTGGCGGGCAAGCTGATAGCAGAACTGATGCGTGGCGATGCAGAACGTTTTGACGCCTTTGCTAAACTGCCGCACCTGCCGTTCTTTGGCGGCCGTAACCTGCAAATCCCCTTCACCGCCATCGGTGCTGCCTACTACACCCTACGCGATCGAATTGGGGTTTAA
- the puuC gene encoding aldehyde dehydrogenase PuuC: MDFHHLEYWQQRAQALKIENRLFINGRYLPAAEGETFSVQDPAGVRELVQMARGSHIDIDLAVKAAREVFERGDWSQASPAKRKATLFKLASLMEEHSEQLALLETLDTGKPIRHSLRDDIPGAIRCIRWYAEAIDKVYGEIAPTGHDALALIQREPIGVVGAIVPWNFPLLLACWKLGPALAAGNSVVLKPSEKSPLTAIYLGALAQQAGLPDGVLNIIPGFGHDAGKALALHNDVDALAFTGSTQVAKQLMKYAGESNMKRVWLEAGGKSANIIFADCPDLDKAAQGAAAGIFYNQGQVCIAGTRLLVEESIQQAFLQALQRHAAAFAPGNPLDPQTLMGTLIDQQHCEKVTSYIEQGLSQGASLFLDGRAHSQGNHHGYLGPTILTQVDNAMNVARDEIFGPVLAVTTFNGEQQALALANDSEYGLGAAVWTRDLSRAHRMARQLKAGTVFVNNYNDGDMTVPFGGYKQSGNGRDKSLHALDKFTELKTTWISLE; the protein is encoded by the coding sequence ATGGACTTCCACCACCTGGAATATTGGCAACAACGGGCACAGGCCCTGAAGATTGAGAACCGGCTGTTTATCAATGGCCGCTACCTCCCGGCGGCAGAAGGGGAAACCTTTAGCGTTCAGGATCCTGCCGGGGTTCGTGAACTGGTGCAGATGGCCCGTGGCAGCCACATCGATATCGATTTGGCCGTCAAGGCGGCGCGCGAGGTGTTTGAACGCGGCGACTGGTCGCAAGCCTCCCCCGCCAAACGCAAAGCGACGTTGTTCAAACTCGCCAGCTTGATGGAAGAGCACAGCGAGCAGTTAGCGCTGTTGGAAACGCTGGATACCGGCAAGCCCATCCGCCACAGCCTGCGCGATGATATTCCAGGGGCGATCCGCTGTATCCGCTGGTACGCCGAAGCTATCGACAAGGTGTATGGCGAAATTGCCCCAACCGGCCATGATGCGCTCGCTCTGATCCAGCGAGAACCCATCGGCGTGGTGGGTGCCATCGTGCCGTGGAACTTTCCGCTGCTGTTAGCCTGCTGGAAGTTAGGCCCGGCGCTGGCGGCCGGTAACAGCGTGGTGCTTAAACCCTCGGAAAAATCACCGCTTACGGCGATTTATCTTGGCGCTTTGGCACAGCAGGCAGGATTACCGGATGGCGTCCTGAACATTATTCCTGGTTTCGGCCACGATGCGGGCAAGGCGTTGGCACTGCATAACGATGTTGATGCTCTCGCCTTTACCGGCTCTACCCAGGTAGCCAAGCAGTTGATGAAGTACGCCGGTGAATCCAACATGAAACGCGTGTGGCTGGAGGCCGGTGGCAAGAGCGCCAACATTATCTTCGCCGACTGCCCGGACCTGGATAAGGCGGCGCAGGGAGCGGCGGCCGGGATCTTCTATAACCAGGGCCAGGTGTGCATTGCCGGTACGCGCCTGCTGGTAGAGGAAAGTATTCAGCAGGCCTTTCTACAAGCGTTGCAGCGACATGCAGCAGCCTTCGCACCGGGCAACCCGCTCGATCCGCAAACGCTCATGGGTACGCTGATCGACCAACAACACTGTGAAAAAGTCACCAGCTATATCGAACAGGGTTTGAGCCAGGGAGCCTCACTGTTCCTTGATGGACGTGCCCATTCGCAAGGCAATCATCACGGCTATCTCGGCCCCACCATTCTCACGCAGGTGGACAATGCAATGAACGTTGCGCGGGACGAGATTTTTGGCCCGGTCTTGGCCGTCACGACTTTCAACGGTGAGCAACAAGCACTCGCATTGGCCAACGACAGCGAATACGGGTTGGGTGCGGCAGTCTGGACCCGCGATCTGTCACGGGCACACCGCATGGCCCGTCAGTTGAAAGCGGGCACCGTGTTCGTCAACAACTACAACGACGGCGATATGACCGTACCGTTCGGCGGCTACAAACAAAGCGGTAACGGCCGCGATAAGTCGCTGCATGCGCTGGATAAATTTACCGAACTGAAAACCACCTGGATTTCACTGGAATAA
- the puuR gene encoding HTH-type transcriptional regulator PuuR, producing the protein MSDVSLAPGKRLSQIRQQLGLSQRRVAELSGLTHSAISTIEQDKVSPAISTLQKLLTVYGLSLSAFFTEPEQPHEPQIVIDHDHLIEIGSQGVSMKLIHNGDPNRTLAMMIETYDPGTTTGERLKHQGEEIGTLLEGEVMLQVNGQSYHLQAGQSYAINTAIPHSFSNTSARICRIISAHTPTTF; encoded by the coding sequence ATGAGCGACGTCAGCTTGGCACCGGGGAAACGCTTATCGCAGATCCGCCAGCAGTTAGGGCTATCACAGCGCCGGGTAGCCGAACTGTCTGGCTTGACGCACAGCGCCATCAGCACCATTGAACAGGACAAGGTCAGCCCGGCCATCAGTACGCTGCAAAAGCTGCTGACAGTGTATGGGCTGTCGCTATCGGCTTTTTTTACCGAACCGGAACAGCCGCATGAGCCGCAGATTGTGATCGACCATGACCATCTGATCGAAATCGGCAGTCAGGGTGTTTCGATGAAGCTGATCCACAACGGTGATCCCAACCGCACACTGGCAATGATGATCGAAACCTACGATCCGGGCACCACCACTGGTGAACGGCTCAAACATCAGGGGGAAGAGATTGGCACCCTGCTGGAAGGCGAAGTGATGCTGCAGGTCAACGGGCAAAGCTATCACCTACAGGCAGGCCAGAGCTACGCCATCAACACCGCGATCCCCCATAGTTTCAGCAACACCTCGGCGCGCATTTGCCGAATTATCAGTGCACATACGCCGACGACATTCTGA
- the puuD gene encoding gamma-glutamyl-gamma-aminobutyrate hydrolase, which yields MGNIFNRPIVGVVMCRYRLNQHLTQTLQEKYLNAVLAAGGLPIALPHALAEPEMLAELLPHLDGILLPGSPSNVQPHLYGENGDEPDADPGRDELSLALIGLALSRRIPLFAICRGMQELVVATQGTLHRRLYEQPELLEHREDHDLPLEQQYAPAHEVTVQDGGLLAQLLPDCHRFWVNSLHGQGAKTLGPSVRVEAYAADGLVEALSIRDQPFALGVQWHPEWNSDEYALSRLLFEGFINACQHYQKEKRL from the coding sequence ATGGGCAATATATTTAACAGACCAATCGTCGGCGTCGTGATGTGCAGGTATAGGTTAAACCAGCACCTCACCCAGACCTTGCAAGAAAAGTACCTGAATGCGGTGTTAGCTGCCGGAGGATTACCGATCGCCCTGCCACACGCGCTCGCCGAGCCGGAAATGCTGGCAGAGTTGCTGCCCCATCTCGACGGCATCCTGCTGCCGGGCAGCCCCAGTAATGTGCAGCCGCACCTTTATGGTGAAAACGGCGATGAGCCTGACGCCGATCCTGGGCGCGATGAATTGAGCCTGGCGCTGATCGGCCTGGCCCTGAGCAGGCGCATCCCCCTTTTCGCCATTTGCCGCGGTATGCAAGAGCTGGTGGTCGCGACTCAAGGCACGCTACACCGTCGTTTATATGAACAACCGGAGCTGCTCGAGCACCGTGAAGATCACGATCTGCCGCTGGAACAGCAATATGCTCCTGCTCATGAAGTTACCGTGCAAGACGGAGGATTGCTGGCGCAGCTGCTGCCGGATTGCCACCGATTCTGGGTGAATTCACTGCACGGCCAAGGAGCCAAAACCCTCGGCCCCAGCGTACGTGTAGAAGCTTATGCCGCCGACGGCCTGGTGGAAGCCCTCAGCATTCGCGATCAGCCCTTTGCCTTAGGGGTGCAGTGGCATCCTGAATGGAACAGCGATGAATACGCCCTGTCCCGCCTGCTATTTGAGGGATTTATTAACGCCTGCCAGCACTACCAAAAGGAAAAACGCCTATGA
- a CDS encoding glutamine synthetase family protein, with the protein MQTNIVEVENFVQHNEERRSSTFQREVKKYLERYPLTQHIDVLLTDLNGSFRGKRIPVSGLGKLEKGCYFPASVFAMDILGNVVEEAGLGQELGEPDHICVPVAGTLTPSAADPQYLGQVLLTMLDEDGTPFDVEPRNVLNRVWQRLRQRGLFPVVAVELEFYLIDRQRDPEGYLQPPCAPGTQERNTQSQVYSVDNLNHFADVLSEIDELARLQGLPADGAVAEASPGQFEVNLHHTNDVLQACDHALALKRLVRMVAEKHHMHATFMAKPYEEHAGSGMHVHISMLDKQGNNVFADADGEDSTLLKQALAGMIALMPASMALLAPNVNAYRRFQAGMYVPTQASWGHNNRTVALRIPCGDRDSHRVEYRVAGADANPYLVMATILAGIVYGLDTQLPLLEPVTGNGLEQEGLPFPIRQSDALYEFEHQPVLNALLGERFSHVYLACKTDELEQFERLITETEIEWMLKNA; encoded by the coding sequence ATGCAAACCAACATCGTAGAAGTCGAAAACTTTGTGCAACACAATGAAGAAAGGCGAAGTAGCACGTTCCAGCGCGAAGTGAAGAAGTATCTGGAACGTTATCCGTTAACCCAGCATATCGACGTGCTGCTGACCGATCTCAACGGCAGCTTCCGTGGCAAGCGCATCCCGGTGAGCGGGCTGGGTAAACTGGAGAAGGGCTGTTACTTCCCAGCCTCGGTGTTCGCGATGGATATTCTTGGCAACGTGGTGGAAGAGGCGGGTTTGGGGCAGGAATTGGGTGAACCGGACCATATTTGCGTGCCGGTAGCCGGAACCCTGACGCCATCGGCGGCCGATCCGCAATATCTGGGCCAGGTACTGCTCACCATGCTGGATGAAGATGGTACTCCCTTTGACGTTGAACCGCGCAATGTGCTGAACCGAGTGTGGCAGCGTTTGCGTCAGCGCGGGTTATTCCCCGTAGTAGCGGTAGAGTTGGAGTTCTATCTCATCGATCGCCAGCGCGATCCGGAAGGTTATTTGCAACCCCCTTGCGCCCCCGGTACCCAGGAGCGTAACACCCAGAGCCAGGTCTATTCGGTGGACAACCTCAACCACTTTGCCGACGTGCTGAGCGAAATCGACGAACTGGCCCGCCTGCAAGGGCTCCCGGCCGATGGGGCGGTAGCGGAAGCGTCACCGGGTCAGTTTGAGGTTAACCTGCATCACACCAATGATGTGTTGCAGGCCTGTGACCATGCCCTGGCGTTAAAGCGGCTGGTACGCATGGTGGCAGAGAAGCACCATATGCATGCAACCTTTATGGCCAAGCCTTACGAGGAACATGCGGGCAGCGGTATGCATGTGCATATCAGCATGCTGGACAAGCAGGGTAACAACGTCTTTGCCGATGCGGATGGTGAAGACTCCACGCTGTTGAAGCAGGCGCTGGCTGGCATGATCGCCTTGATGCCTGCCTCTATGGCGCTGCTGGCACCCAACGTCAACGCCTATCGCCGCTTCCAGGCGGGGATGTACGTTCCTACCCAGGCATCCTGGGGCCATAACAACCGCACCGTAGCGCTACGTATTCCCTGTGGCGATCGCGACAGCCACCGCGTGGAGTATCGCGTGGCGGGGGCCGATGCCAACCCTTATCTGGTGATGGCAACCATTCTGGCCGGGATTGTCTACGGCCTCGACACTCAGTTACCGCTGCTTGAGCCAGTCACCGGCAACGGGCTGGAGCAAGAGGGGCTGCCGTTCCCGATCCGCCAGAGCGATGCGCTGTATGAGTTCGAACACCAGCCGGTGCTCAATGCGCTGCTGGGCGAACGTTTCAGCCACGTCTATCTGGCCTGTAAGACCGATGAGCTGGAGCAGTTTGAGCGGCTGATCACCGAAACCGAAATCGAGTGGATGCTGAAAAACGCCTGA